In a genomic window of Niallia taxi:
- a CDS encoding Gfo/Idh/MocA family protein, whose amino-acid sequence MLNGERRIARPLRWAMVGGGRLGQVGYKHRIGALRDNTAFQLVAGAFDIEPERGKDFGVNIGVSEGRCYPDYKTMFASEALREDGIEVVSIATPNGTHYEICKAALEAGLHVICEKPLFFTSEEGEKIKALAKKKDKIVGVTYGFSGNQMLLQMRAMIEQGKIGDIRVVDLQYTHGFNSNDKSDKTSDAQKWRIDPKVAGPSFVLGDLSTHTYYMSQLIMPEMKIKRLLCDRQSFIESRAPLEDNAFVMMQYENGAVGRLWTSSINAGCMDGHRIRIVGTKASLEWWDSKPNELRYEVQGESIQTLIRAMPYLDEACMADERLGALHQEGLSESWANIYLKFAIAIDAKNRKDEEALSNLVYPDIDAGIAGIRWIENCVRSADNGAVWVEFEANKELSSTK is encoded by the coding sequence ATGTTGAATGGAGAGAGAAGAATTGCAAGACCGTTACGCTGGGCAATGGTTGGCGGAGGGCGGCTTGGCCAAGTCGGCTACAAACACAGAATTGGAGCATTGCGTGATAATACAGCTTTTCAATTAGTTGCAGGGGCATTTGATATTGAGCCGGAGAGAGGCAAGGATTTCGGCGTAAATATTGGGGTTTCAGAAGGTCGCTGTTACCCTGACTATAAAACAATGTTTGCTAGTGAGGCACTAAGAGAGGATGGGATCGAGGTAGTTTCCATCGCAACTCCAAATGGCACACATTATGAAATATGCAAGGCAGCACTAGAAGCAGGCTTACATGTTATTTGTGAAAAGCCATTATTTTTCACTTCTGAGGAAGGAGAAAAAATTAAAGCACTTGCTAAGAAAAAAGACAAAATAGTCGGGGTAACATATGGATTCTCTGGAAATCAGATGCTTCTGCAAATGAGAGCGATGATTGAACAAGGAAAAATTGGCGATATTCGTGTTGTTGACTTGCAATATACACATGGTTTTAATTCCAATGACAAGTCGGACAAAACGAGCGATGCCCAAAAATGGCGCATTGATCCGAAGGTTGCAGGACCAAGCTTTGTTTTAGGAGATCTGTCTACACATACTTACTATATGTCTCAATTAATCATGCCAGAAATGAAAATTAAAAGGCTGCTATGTGATCGTCAAAGCTTTATTGAAAGTCGTGCTCCACTTGAAGATAATGCTTTTGTAATGATGCAGTATGAAAACGGAGCTGTAGGCAGGCTTTGGACATCCTCGATTAATGCAGGCTGTATGGATGGCCACCGAATCAGAATAGTTGGAACGAAAGCAAGCCTAGAATGGTGGGACAGCAAGCCTAATGAGCTAAGGTATGAAGTTCAAGGTGAGTCGATTCAAACCCTTATACGTGCAATGCCTTACTTGGATGAAGCCTGCATGGCGGATGAGCGATTAGGTGCACTTCATCAGGAAGGTCTTTCTGAGTCCTGGGCAAATATTTACCTGAAATTTGCAATTGCTATTGATGCGAAAAACCGCAAGGATGAAGAAGCATTAAGCAACTTGGTATACCCAGATATTGATGCTGGAATTGCAGGGATCCGCTGGATTGAAAATTGTGTCCGATCTGCCGACAATGGTGCAGTTTGGGTAGAATTTGAGGCAAATAAAGAATTATCCTCCACAAAATAA
- a CDS encoding sugar porter family MFS transporter: MGNANISEQPVQANRPEQKDPKKFLKLITIVSTFGGLLFGYDTGVINGALPFMAQADQLNLTPFTEGLVASSLVLGAAFGSIFGGKLSDTKGRRKVILYLAVLFFFSAAGCVIAPNISVMVGFRFLLGLAVGGSSVVIPSYLAEMAPSDKRGRLVTQNELMIVTGQFLAYIFNALIGNIFGDTGHVWRYMLVIATLPAIALWIGVLILPESPRWLASKGKMGEALKVLNRIRSERIAQQELQEIQANLSKEQKQEKMSFKDLGIPWIRRIVLLGIVLGSISQLVGINSIMYYGTQILENAGFGTKTALIANVANCLIAVIAVIVGMSLLNKVNRRPMLLTGLVGVTIALISIGTSAHFLAGSPILPYIVLSMTVIYLAFFQGAIAPLVWLILAEIFPMRLRGVGMGMAVLFLWLCNFLVGLFFPILLAGIGLSATFFLFALFAIIGVIFVGKKLPETRGLSLEEIEGIFKSKSAS, translated from the coding sequence ATGGGAAATGCAAATATTTCTGAACAACCAGTTCAAGCAAATCGTCCCGAACAAAAGGACCCGAAAAAATTTCTGAAGCTAATAACAATCGTTTCGACTTTTGGCGGACTGTTATTTGGGTATGATACAGGTGTAATCAACGGTGCTCTGCCCTTTATGGCTCAAGCAGATCAATTAAATCTTACACCTTTCACAGAAGGGCTTGTAGCAAGCTCATTAGTGTTAGGAGCTGCCTTCGGTTCTATTTTTGGCGGAAAATTGTCAGATACAAAAGGACGCAGGAAGGTCATATTATATCTTGCCGTACTTTTTTTCTTTTCAGCAGCCGGTTGTGTTATCGCTCCAAATATATCTGTAATGGTCGGCTTCCGCTTTTTGTTAGGTCTTGCTGTCGGTGGTTCTTCTGTCGTCATTCCCTCCTACTTGGCTGAAATGGCTCCTTCAGATAAACGGGGGCGGCTCGTTACTCAAAATGAATTAATGATCGTAACAGGGCAATTTCTCGCCTATATATTTAATGCATTAATCGGCAATATATTTGGAGATACAGGACATGTATGGCGTTATATGCTCGTCATTGCTACATTGCCAGCAATTGCCTTGTGGATTGGTGTCCTTATTTTACCAGAAAGTCCTAGATGGCTTGCATCAAAGGGCAAAATGGGAGAAGCACTGAAAGTCCTTAATCGTATCCGCTCAGAAAGAATTGCCCAGCAGGAATTGCAGGAAATTCAAGCAAACCTCTCAAAAGAACAGAAGCAAGAAAAAATGAGCTTTAAAGATTTAGGCATACCTTGGATTCGCAGGATTGTGTTATTAGGCATTGTACTAGGCTCTATTTCCCAGTTAGTCGGTATTAACTCTATTATGTACTATGGAACTCAAATCCTTGAAAACGCTGGTTTTGGCACAAAAACAGCTTTAATCGCAAACGTGGCAAATTGCTTGATTGCTGTCATAGCTGTTATTGTTGGCATGTCCTTATTAAATAAAGTCAATAGAAGACCGATGCTGCTTACAGGCTTGGTTGGGGTAACAATTGCACTAATATCAATTGGTACATCCGCACATTTTCTAGCAGGCTCTCCCATTCTTCCATACATCGTTTTATCAATGACAGTTATTTACCTAGCCTTTTTCCAAGGAGCTATTGCTCCATTAGTTTGGCTAATCCTTGCTGAAATTTTCCCAATGCGCTTGCGCGGTGTCGGTATGGGGATGGCAGTACTGTTTTTATGGCTGTGTAATTTCTTAGTCGGGCTGTTCTTCCCTATTTTGCTTGCTGGTATTGGTCTTTCTGCAACGTTTTTCTTATTTGCCTTGTTTGCGATTATCGGTGTGATATTTGTAGGCAAAAAGCTGCCAGAGACAAGGGGACTATCATTGGAGGAAATTGAAGGGATTTTTAAAAGCAAGAGTGCTAGTTAA
- a CDS encoding MerR family transcriptional regulator: MRKAVGIQSLVAYLQSVNYPLSEETVQKLIAAKRIPHQRLLGKTIIFNLDYIDSWIKTAENNQKE, translated from the coding sequence TTGAGAAAGGCAGTTGGAATACAAAGTTTAGTAGCTTACCTTCAATCGGTAAACTATCCCTTATCCGAAGAAACAGTGCAGAAATTGATTGCGGCAAAGCGCATTCCGCATCAGCGTTTACTTGGCAAAACAATTATTTTCAACCTAGACTATATTGATTCTTGGATAAAAACAGCAGAGAACAATCAGAAAGAATAA